A single Capra hircus breed San Clemente chromosome 13, ASM170441v1, whole genome shotgun sequence DNA region contains:
- the SNX5 gene encoding sorting nexin-5 isoform X2 — MQKLGEGEGSMTKEEFAKMKQELEAEYLAVFKKTVSSHEVFLQRLSSHPVLSKDRNFHVFLEYDQDLSVRRKNTKEMFGGFFKSVVKSADEVLFSGVKEVDDFFEQEKTFLINYYNRIKDSCAKADRMTRSHKNVADDYIHTAACLHSLALEEPTVIKKYLLKVAELFEKLRKVESRVSSDEDLKLTELLRYYMLNIEAAKDLLYRRTKALIDYENSNKALDKARLKSKDVKLAETHQQECCQKFEQLSESAKEELINFKRKRVAAFRKNLIEMSELEIKHARNNVSLLQSCIDLFKNN; from the exons ATGCAGAAGCTGGGAGAGGGTGAAGGGTCAATGACGAAAGAAGAATTTGCCAAGATGAAGCAAGAGCTAGAAGC GGAGTACCTTGCTGTCTTCAAGAAGACAGTGTCTTCACACGAAGTCTTTCTCCAGCGGCTCTCTTCCCACCCTGTTCTCAGTAAGGACCGCAACTTCCACGTGTTCTTGGAATATGATCAAGAT cTAAGTGTCAGGCGAAAAAATACTAAAGAGATGTTTGGTGGCTTTTTTAAAAGTGTGGTGAAAAGTGCTGATGAAGTTCTTTTTTCAGGAGTTAAA gaGGTAGATGATTTTTTTGAGCAAGAGAAGACTTTCCTCATCAACTATTACAACAGGATCAAGGATTCCTGTGCAAAGGCTGACAGGATGACCAGATCTCATAAAA ATGTCGCAGATGATTATATCCACACCGCAGCCTGCTTGCATAGCCTGGCTTTAGAGGAGCCTACAGTCATCAAGAA GTACCTGTTGAAGGTGGCTGAGCTGTTTGAAAAACTTAGG AAAGTGGAGAGTCGAGTCTCCTCAGATGAAGACTTGAAGCTGACAGAGCTCCTGCGATACTACATGCTCAACATAGAGGCTGCCAAG GATCTCTTATACCGACGCACCAAAGCCCTCATCGACTATGAGAATTCAAATAAAGCGCTGGATAAGGCCCGGTTAAAGAGCAAAGATGTCAAGCTGGCCGAGACACACCAGCAGGAATGCTGCCAGAAGTTTGAACAGCTCTCTGAATCTGCAAAAGAAG AGCTGATCAATTTCAAGCGGAAGAGAGTGGCAGCGTTCAGGAAGAATCTAATTGAAATGTCTGAACTGGAAATAAAGCATGCCAGG AACAACGTGTCCCTCCTGCAAAGCTGCATCGACCTGTTCAAGAACAACTGA